A window of the Syntrophothermus lipocalidus DSM 12680 genome harbors these coding sequences:
- a CDS encoding sigma factor G inhibitor Gin: MQAKSVFAKNCARKGQVLPRCKLCDEVPEEGLRGGYLINGIFICRGCEAVIMRLQVGTPDYEEMLNRIKKLWE, from the coding sequence ATGCAGGCAAAATCGGTATTCGCGAAAAATTGTGCCAGGAAAGGGCAAGTGTTGCCTCGTTGCAAGCTTTGTGATGAGGTACCGGAAGAGGGGCTGCGAGGAGGCTACTTGATAAACGGGATATTCATCTGCCGTGGATGTGAGGCGGTGATAATGAGATTGCAGGTGGGGACCCCGGATTACGAGGAAATGTTGAATCGCATAAAAAAACTTTGGGAATAG
- a CDS encoding aminotransferase class I/II-fold pyridoxal phosphate-dependent enzyme, with translation MLEGRAPIYEALVRYRQERNVLLHMPGHAGGCGFWSKEFKDIGSLDFTEIPGLDDLHEPTGCIKEARELLASAFGAEESFFLVNGATSGIQALFLATCEEGKPVLVPRNGHRSFLAGLVLSGAVPVYYQSEVMEPWGIEVGPRIQEIARLLENHPDASGVFVVAPTFYGTVTDVGLIVQIAGTYDKMVLVDEAHGAHFRFHPKLPAPALSLGCAAAVHGMHKVLPALTQGAALHLGAGYTRRRELRQAFDYLTTTSPSYPLLASLDLARLFMEQQGQDALERALGWAEKYRAAIRSIPGMDCPGEEFLSVPGVKAYDGLKVLVVIDRFPLTGYQLEEILRERFRIQVEMAGRDYILAMFSMFHDEDDWRHLYKALVSISANYRMDGKGERPRVPVPPVSQPVLTPRQAFFARKRKVKLSELVGEVAAEMVAGYPPGIPCLVPGEQVTPEAYDYLVFLKNSGARIQGPEDPELNCLYVVDDLDKR, from the coding sequence ATGTTGGAGGGCCGTGCACCCATCTATGAAGCCCTGGTTCGGTACCGGCAAGAACGTAACGTTTTATTACACATGCCGGGACATGCAGGGGGATGCGGCTTTTGGTCGAAAGAATTCAAGGATATCGGTTCTCTCGACTTTACGGAGATTCCTGGATTAGACGATTTGCATGAACCTACTGGCTGTATAAAAGAGGCAAGAGAGCTTTTAGCTTCAGCTTTTGGGGCGGAGGAAAGTTTCTTTCTGGTTAATGGTGCGACTTCCGGTATTCAGGCTTTGTTCCTTGCAACCTGCGAAGAGGGAAAGCCGGTTTTGGTGCCTAGGAACGGGCACCGTTCGTTCCTGGCCGGACTAGTCTTGTCCGGAGCAGTGCCGGTTTATTACCAGTCCGAGGTCATGGAACCCTGGGGGATCGAGGTAGGACCACGGATACAAGAGATAGCCCGCCTGCTAGAGAACCACCCCGACGCTTCTGGTGTGTTCGTGGTGGCGCCTACCTTTTACGGTACTGTTACCGATGTAGGACTTATCGTACAGATAGCAGGTACATATGATAAGATGGTATTAGTGGACGAGGCTCACGGAGCCCACTTCCGTTTTCATCCAAAGCTACCGGCTCCTGCATTGTCTTTGGGGTGCGCGGCAGCAGTGCACGGCATGCACAAGGTTTTGCCTGCTTTGACCCAGGGGGCAGCCTTGCATCTGGGAGCTGGCTATACACGAAGACGGGAGTTGAGACAGGCTTTTGATTATTTGACCACTACAAGCCCGTCTTATCCTTTGCTCGCTTCTTTGGACCTGGCCCGTTTGTTCATGGAACAACAGGGGCAAGATGCGTTGGAGCGGGCCTTGGGCTGGGCAGAGAAATACCGGGCGGCGATCAGATCCATACCAGGAATGGACTGCCCCGGGGAAGAGTTTCTATCTGTTCCGGGAGTGAAAGCTTACGACGGGTTAAAGGTTTTAGTCGTTATAGACCGGTTCCCTTTGACCGGATACCAGCTAGAGGAGATACTCCGGGAGCGGTTTCGGATTCAAGTGGAAATGGCAGGTAGAGACTACATTCTGGCCATGTTTTCGATGTTTCACGATGAGGATGATTGGAGACACCTGTATAAAGCTCTTGTGAGTATCAGCGCGAATTACAGGATGGACGGCAAAGGGGAAAGACCCCGGGTACCGGTTCCTCCTGTTTCTCAACCTGTACTGACGCCCCGGCAGGCATTTTTTGCGCGCAAGAGAAAGGTTAAGCTGTCCGAGCTGGTGGGAGAAGTCGCCGCTGAAATGGTGGCCGGTTATCCGCCTGGTATACCGTGTCTCGTACCAGGGGAACAGGTAACGCCTGAGGCCTATGATTACCTGGTGTTTCTCAAGAACAGCGGGGCTCGCATTCAAGGGCCGGAAGACCCAGAGCTTAACTGCCTGTACGTAGTGGATGACTTGGACAAACGTTAA
- the tmk gene encoding dTMP kinase, whose protein sequence is MHRKCFISFEGIDGAGKTTQVELLYRKLMDVGFSVVAVREPGSTPLSEKIRELLLDVRNQDISSSAESFLYAAARSQLVAEIIKPALDAGKVVIADRYVDSTIAYQGYGRGMDIEFLKRLNLLATGGLMPCLTILLDLPPEEGIARRGELPLDRLEREGIGFHRAVREGYLTLSRSEPDRIMVVDARLQVEDVHEQILKRVLERLRRSNCTASTDVEKEKSKD, encoded by the coding sequence ATGCATAGAAAATGTTTTATAAGCTTTGAAGGAATCGACGGAGCAGGCAAGACTACCCAAGTAGAACTTTTATATAGGAAACTGATGGATGTCGGATTTTCAGTCGTAGCGGTTAGGGAGCCAGGAAGTACTCCCTTGTCGGAGAAAATCCGGGAGCTGCTGCTCGACGTGCGAAACCAAGATATCAGTTCCTCAGCAGAGTCTTTTTTGTACGCGGCTGCCAGAAGCCAATTAGTAGCCGAGATTATCAAACCGGCTTTGGATGCGGGGAAGGTAGTCATAGCCGACCGCTACGTGGACTCTACGATAGCTTATCAAGGGTACGGGCGGGGAATGGACATAGAATTTTTGAAGCGGCTGAATCTTCTTGCTACCGGGGGATTGATGCCGTGCCTTACAATACTTCTCGACCTTCCCCCAGAAGAGGGTATAGCACGAAGGGGGGAACTGCCGCTCGACCGCCTAGAGAGAGAAGGGATTGGTTTTCACAGGGCAGTGAGAGAGGGTTACTTGACTCTGAGCAGGTCCGAACCGGATCGGATAATGGTCGTGGACGCCAGACTTCAGGTAGAAGATGTTCACGAGCAGATACTGAAACGGGTTTTAGAACGCTTGCGTCGTTCGAATTGCACCGCCTCGACCGACGTTGAGAAAGAGAAATCTAAAGACTGA
- a CDS encoding YaaR family protein: MVRIEGHGRKTADYTRSGEPVSAKGVEGANSKFGQSLKEREESYCYQRMQELLEEIDKMADKLAKSLDLSNLMRYRQMVKEFLKEATKRAYLLREEKGMSRRGGSSLLVTVRTVDTETEELLKSFVSRKTTPDEILATLDKIRGLLVDLLG, encoded by the coding sequence GTGGTTAGGATTGAGGGACACGGGCGAAAAACGGCTGATTATACCCGAAGCGGAGAACCTGTCTCTGCTAAGGGAGTCGAAGGGGCTAACAGCAAATTCGGGCAAAGCCTTAAGGAAAGAGAAGAGTCTTACTGCTATCAAAGGATGCAAGAACTGCTGGAAGAAATTGATAAAATGGCTGACAAGCTAGCCAAAAGCCTGGATCTTTCCAATCTGATGCGTTACCGGCAAATGGTAAAGGAATTTTTAAAAGAAGCCACCAAACGGGCTTACCTCCTGCGAGAAGAGAAGGGGATGTCTCGGCGGGGAGGCAGTTCGCTTTTGGTGACTGTTCGCACGGTAGATACCGAGACAGAAGAACTGTTGAAAAGTTTCGTATCTCGCAAGACAACCCCGGATGAGATTCTCGCTACTCTGGACAAGATACGGGGGCTTCTGGTAGATCTCTTAGGTTGA
- a CDS encoding ATP-binding protein, whose translation MDAFAGIVGQQKAVSFLQTVLQQGSPVHAYLFVGPPGIGKTRAATAFACSLLEAGAAAGGRTWERENHPDLFVAGKTGSKVSITEVRRLEEWLAYHPYLSSYRVALFPDAHLLSMEAANALLKTLEEPPAYAVIVLISDEADVLPTVRSRCQEVKFNPLPVPLLEQTLLQEGTDLVRAGLAARLARGSLKRARLFADFPELGESLFHGRDFLLEMARGGELILLRKAQELEKDEIKRVLFFSIMEVLLRDIAVYHETKDQRMLVFPENMNLATELPVKVERVKRVLQEMSGLLVLLGRNINPLLINLNILFQIRRAVKEE comes from the coding sequence ATGGATGCATTCGCAGGTATTGTGGGGCAACAAAAAGCGGTGTCTTTTTTGCAGACTGTTTTACAGCAAGGTTCACCTGTTCACGCTTACTTGTTCGTAGGTCCTCCGGGTATAGGTAAGACGCGAGCGGCGACGGCCTTTGCCTGCTCTCTTCTGGAAGCTGGTGCCGCTGCAGGCGGCAGAACTTGGGAAAGAGAGAACCATCCTGATCTGTTTGTGGCGGGAAAGACTGGCTCTAAGGTGAGCATTACCGAGGTAAGGCGTCTAGAAGAATGGCTGGCTTACCACCCGTACCTATCCTCTTACCGCGTGGCGCTCTTTCCCGATGCGCATTTGCTGTCCATGGAAGCCGCAAACGCGCTGCTGAAAACCTTGGAAGAACCCCCGGCCTATGCGGTTATCGTTTTGATAAGCGACGAAGCGGACGTACTGCCGACGGTGAGATCTCGCTGTCAAGAGGTGAAGTTTAATCCTTTGCCGGTTCCTCTTCTGGAGCAAACCCTTTTACAGGAGGGAACCGACCTGGTCAGAGCGGGTTTGGCAGCTCGTCTGGCTCGCGGCAGCCTGAAGAGAGCTCGCCTTTTCGCAGACTTTCCCGAATTAGGGGAATCCTTGTTCCACGGACGGGACTTTTTATTAGAAATGGCTCGTGGCGGGGAGTTGATACTTTTAAGAAAAGCGCAAGAACTGGAAAAAGACGAGATTAAACGCGTATTGTTTTTCAGCATCATGGAGGTATTGCTGAGAGATATCGCCGTATACCACGAAACAAAGGATCAGAGGATGCTGGTCTTTCCCGAAAATATGAACCTGGCTACCGAGTTACCGGTCAAGGTTGAGCGGGTAAAAAGGGTTCTGCAGGAAATGAGCGGTTTGCTCGTCCTGCTCGGGCGCAATATCAATCCTTTGTTGATAAACTTGAATATTCTGTTTCAAATTAGACGGGCAGTTAAGGAGGAGTAG
- a CDS encoding initiation control protein YabA: MEKRMNELKLLLWELLGELSELRERVSLLEQRLNVPASGETDTRATVGDGQNLVDLYLEGYHVCPMAYGRVREEECLFCVVFLAKSGGQNELSGR; the protein is encoded by the coding sequence ATGGAGAAAAGGATGAATGAACTTAAACTTCTTTTATGGGAGTTATTAGGGGAACTCTCAGAACTCAGGGAGAGGGTCAGTCTTTTAGAGCAAAGACTGAACGTACCTGCTTCCGGCGAAACCGATACAAGAGCTACGGTGGGAGATGGACAAAACCTGGTAGACTTGTATTTGGAGGGATATCACGTCTGTCCTATGGCTTACGGACGGGTGCGAGAAGAAGAGTGCTTGTTTTGCGTGGTGTTCTTAGCAAAGAGTGGTGGTCAAAATGAATTGTCGGGAAGATGA
- a CDS encoding tRNA1(Val) (adenine(37)-N6)-methyltransferase, with product MNCREDETLDDLLRDNLRVVQGKKGYRFSVDAVLLAAFATLGRGSQVCELGAGSGVISVLLVQRDKSCSIKALEVQDSLWDRAVRTVKLNGLEDNIEVIKGDIRRVREIFPAGGFDLVVANPPFWRIGEGLLPEDPEVAAACHEVVVTLEEVIGAAAYLLRLGGKLALIQRAARLDEVIRLSHQYRVPVKRIRMVHPHQGRPANLVLTEGTKGAKPGVTVLSPLVIYEDTGIYTSEVISLYYGEER from the coding sequence ATGAATTGTCGGGAAGATGAGACTTTAGATGATCTTCTTCGGGATAACCTGCGGGTTGTTCAAGGAAAGAAAGGGTACCGTTTTTCCGTAGATGCGGTGTTGCTCGCCGCTTTTGCGACGCTCGGCCGTGGGAGTCAGGTATGTGAGCTTGGGGCAGGCAGTGGGGTCATTTCGGTTTTGCTGGTACAAAGAGACAAGAGCTGTAGTATTAAAGCCTTGGAAGTGCAGGACAGCCTGTGGGATCGGGCTGTTCGTACAGTCAAACTTAACGGTCTTGAGGATAACATAGAAGTTATTAAGGGTGACATTCGCCGGGTGCGCGAGATCTTCCCGGCAGGGGGTTTTGACTTGGTTGTGGCAAACCCGCCCTTTTGGAGGATCGGAGAAGGGCTGTTGCCAGAAGATCCAGAGGTTGCCGCAGCCTGCCACGAGGTGGTTGTAACTCTGGAAGAAGTTATAGGGGCAGCCGCATACCTTTTGCGGCTTGGAGGAAAACTGGCCTTGATCCAACGAGCGGCACGTCTCGATGAAGTTATCCGCCTGTCCCATCAATACCGGGTTCCGGTCAAGAGGATTCGCATGGTGCACCCACACCAGGGACGTCCGGCCAACCTGGTATTGACTGAAGGCACAAAAGGAGCCAAGCCGGGGGTAACGGTTCTTTCGCCGTTAGTAATCTACGAAGATACGGGGATCTATACTTCCGAGGTGATAAGCCTTTATTACGGGGAGGAGCGCTGA
- the rsmI gene encoding 16S rRNA (cytidine(1402)-2'-O)-methyltransferase, producing the protein MGTLYVCATPIGNLEDASIRLIKVLRKVDIIACEDTRRTAKLLQRYRITTRMTSYHQHNLREKETWLINMLLSGRSIALVSDAGMPGISDPGELLVKRALAEGIKVEVVPGPSALVAALAISGMDTSRFVFEGFIPARASERQAFLKRLASEDRTIILYEAPHRLSRTLEDMEEIWGARRLAVARELTKVHEEVVRGTPAELKEHFMLNPCKGELTLVVEGYHEEQETVAKETLLREIEELMEKGIEKKEAFKMKAREYGLKKRDIYDLYLESQTQKTSGP; encoded by the coding sequence ATGGGAACTCTCTACGTATGTGCAACACCCATCGGTAACCTCGAAGATGCCAGTATTCGTCTGATTAAAGTGCTGCGAAAGGTCGACATTATCGCTTGCGAAGATACGCGGCGCACAGCCAAACTATTGCAACGCTACCGGATAACAACCCGTATGACCAGTTATCACCAGCATAACCTGCGCGAAAAGGAAACTTGGTTGATAAACATGCTGCTATCAGGACGAAGTATAGCCCTAGTCTCGGATGCGGGCATGCCAGGCATTTCGGACCCGGGCGAGCTTTTAGTGAAGAGAGCGCTGGCCGAGGGGATTAAGGTTGAAGTAGTGCCTGGGCCCTCAGCCCTGGTGGCGGCCCTGGCCATATCGGGCATGGATACATCTCGTTTTGTTTTTGAAGGGTTTATACCGGCTCGAGCCAGTGAGCGCCAAGCTTTTCTCAAGCGGCTGGCCTCAGAAGACAGAACTATTATACTCTATGAGGCGCCTCACCGTTTATCCCGGACCCTGGAGGACATGGAGGAGATATGGGGGGCAAGGAGACTGGCGGTGGCCAGGGAACTGACCAAGGTACACGAAGAAGTCGTACGGGGCACCCCAGCCGAACTCAAAGAGCATTTTATGTTAAATCCTTGCAAAGGCGAATTGACCCTGGTCGTAGAAGGTTATCACGAGGAACAGGAAACGGTTGCCAAAGAAACACTGCTCAGAGAAATCGAAGAGCTGATGGAAAAAGGAATAGAAAAAAAAGAAGCCTTCAAAATGAAGGCTCGGGAATACGGTTTGAAGAAAAGAGACATTTATGATCTGTATCTGGAGTCTCAAACCCAAAAGACTTCCGGCCCATGA
- a CDS encoding AbrB/MazE/SpoVT family DNA-binding domain-containing protein, producing MRSTGVVRKVDELGRIVIPIELRRTMGIEEKDALEIYVDNEKIILKKYEPACIFCGNAEEVQNYKGKNICRSCLIDIAKQAG from the coding sequence ATGAGATCTACAGGTGTTGTTCGCAAGGTGGACGAGCTCGGAAGGATCGTCATCCCCATAGAACTGAGACGCACCATGGGCATTGAGGAAAAGGATGCCTTGGAAATCTATGTGGATAACGAAAAGATCATCCTTAAAAAGTATGAGCCCGCCTGTATTTTCTGCGGTAATGCCGAGGAAGTTCAGAACTATAAGGGCAAGAACATTTGCCGCAGTTGCTTGATCGATATCGCTAAGCAAGCGGGTTAA
- the metG gene encoding methionine--tRNA ligase, with product MGDGKSFYITTPIYYPSDNLHIGHAYTTVAADCIARYKRMQGYDVFFLTGSDEHGQKIERTARDKGMEPKAYVDRIVDGFKVLWDTLLISHNDFIRTTEERHEKAVQTIFQKVYEKGDIYKAKYEGWYCTPCEAFWTERQLVDGKCPDCDRPVELTQEESYFFAMSKYAERLLKHIEENPDFIQPESRRNEMINFIKSGLEDLCVSRTTFEWGIPIPFAPGHVIYVWFDALVNYLTAVGYPDDQEKFGKYWPADVHLVGKDIVRFHTVIWPTILMAADLPLPKQVFGHGWLMLEGGKMSKSKGNVVDPLILVEKYGVDSIRYYLLKELNYGMDGYYSEEMLIARINSDLANDLGNLVSRTIGMIERYCQGVIPVPGPQEGLDQELVDTAAAVYGEVGRQLDRLDFSSALGAVWRLISRANKYIDESAPWLLARDEAKRERLNTVLYNLAEVIRITGIMLAPFMPTLPGRINRQIPVFDDPEQLRWGEAGKWGLLVSGRKVAKGESLFPRIDLKTLEKDDKETSAEPIAAEPGPEVNDLQEFITIDEFARVHLRVAEVIAAEKMKKADKLLVLKVRLGEEERTIVAGIAQHYTPEELVGKKIVVVANLKPTKLRGVESQGMLLAASNEEGLAILTLDRDLPSGCKIK from the coding sequence ATGGGTGATGGCAAGAGTTTTTACATAACGACTCCCATTTACTATCCCAGCGACAACCTGCATATAGGTCATGCTTATACCACGGTAGCTGCGGATTGCATAGCGCGCTACAAGCGGATGCAGGGGTATGACGTGTTCTTTCTCACCGGTTCGGACGAACACGGCCAAAAGATTGAACGCACGGCCCGGGACAAGGGAATGGAACCTAAGGCATACGTAGACAGAATCGTAGACGGATTCAAGGTGTTGTGGGATACCCTGTTAATCAGCCACAATGACTTCATCCGTACCACCGAAGAGCGGCACGAAAAAGCCGTTCAGACTATTTTCCAGAAAGTTTATGAAAAAGGCGATATTTACAAGGCAAAATACGAGGGGTGGTACTGCACTCCTTGTGAAGCCTTTTGGACGGAACGCCAGCTAGTTGACGGTAAATGTCCGGACTGCGACCGCCCGGTGGAGCTGACCCAGGAGGAAAGCTATTTCTTTGCTATGTCCAAGTATGCCGAGCGGTTGCTCAAACACATCGAAGAAAACCCGGACTTCATACAACCCGAATCCAGGCGAAACGAGATGATAAACTTCATCAAATCGGGGCTTGAAGATCTCTGTGTTTCCCGGACTACTTTCGAATGGGGAATACCGATCCCGTTTGCCCCTGGGCACGTCATTTATGTTTGGTTTGATGCTCTGGTAAATTATTTGACTGCCGTGGGATACCCCGACGACCAGGAAAAGTTCGGCAAGTACTGGCCGGCGGATGTACACCTGGTGGGTAAGGATATAGTCCGTTTCCATACTGTAATCTGGCCTACCATTCTCATGGCGGCTGACCTTCCTTTGCCCAAACAGGTTTTCGGCCACGGGTGGCTGATGCTGGAAGGCGGCAAGATGTCGAAATCCAAGGGCAATGTGGTTGACCCTCTGATTCTGGTGGAAAAGTACGGTGTAGACTCTATCCGCTACTACCTGTTGAAGGAACTCAATTACGGGATGGATGGCTACTATTCAGAAGAAATGCTGATAGCCCGCATCAACTCGGATTTGGCCAATGATTTGGGTAACCTGGTCAGCCGGACCATCGGGATGATAGAACGGTACTGCCAGGGCGTGATCCCGGTACCAGGCCCACAAGAAGGGCTGGATCAAGAACTGGTGGATACTGCAGCCGCTGTCTACGGCGAAGTGGGCCGGCAGCTGGACCGTTTGGATTTTTCTTCTGCTTTGGGTGCTGTGTGGCGGCTGATTTCCCGGGCTAACAAGTACATCGACGAGTCGGCACCGTGGTTGCTGGCCCGGGATGAAGCTAAGCGAGAACGCCTGAATACGGTTCTTTATAACCTAGCCGAGGTCATCCGCATTACTGGTATAATGTTGGCGCCATTTATGCCCACCCTGCCAGGGAGAATAAACCGGCAGATTCCGGTATTTGACGATCCCGAGCAACTGAGGTGGGGCGAAGCCGGGAAGTGGGGACTGCTAGTGTCCGGCAGAAAGGTGGCAAAAGGCGAGTCCCTGTTCCCGCGGATTGACTTAAAGACTTTGGAAAAGGATGACAAGGAAACCTCGGCCGAACCTATTGCAGCCGAACCGGGGCCCGAGGTGAATGACTTGCAGGAATTCATAACCATAGATGAGTTCGCGCGCGTCCATCTCCGGGTAGCAGAAGTAATAGCGGCGGAGAAGATGAAGAAGGCAGACAAGCTGCTGGTTCTTAAGGTGAGGCTGGGGGAAGAAGAGCGAACCATAGTAGCCGGCATTGCTCAGCACTACACCCCCGAGGAGCTCGTCGGCAAGAAGATCGTAGTGGTAGCGAATCTGAAACCGACCAAATTAAGGGGAGTCGAATCGCAAGGGATGTTGCTGGCCGCCTCTAATGAAGAGGGGCTGGCTATCCTCACCTTGGACCGGGATCTTCCCTCTGGTTGCAAGATAAAGTGA
- a CDS encoding TatD family hydrolase, producing MLIDSHAHLQDKAYRKDREEVIERAFSGGLAGIVCVGYDIESSAETLELAHRYPNIFAVVGVHPHDAKTLSEEAQSELFRMARDPRVVAVGEIGLDFYRDLSPRDVQREAFRVQIRVAKELGKPIVIHDRDAHQEVLQIIKEEKAGENGGVMHCYSGSWPMAIELLKLGFYISFAGPLTFKNARKAIEVAGKVPLERVLVETDCPYLTPEPYRGRRNEPVHVREVAKKLAEIRRKSWEEVAYLTSRNTKEVFRIR from the coding sequence TTGCTCATCGATAGCCATGCCCACTTACAGGACAAGGCTTATCGCAAGGATAGGGAGGAAGTCATAGAGCGCGCATTCAGCGGGGGGCTAGCGGGTATCGTTTGCGTGGGATACGATATCGAATCATCTGCCGAAACCTTAGAGCTGGCCCACAGGTACCCCAACATCTTTGCCGTAGTTGGGGTACACCCTCACGATGCGAAAACCCTTAGCGAAGAAGCGCAAAGCGAATTGTTTAGAATGGCCCGGGACCCGAGAGTAGTGGCGGTGGGAGAGATCGGGCTGGACTTTTACCGGGACCTTTCACCGCGAGACGTGCAGCGCGAGGCTTTCCGCGTGCAGATAAGGGTAGCCAAGGAACTGGGCAAACCGATAGTCATCCATGACCGGGATGCGCATCAAGAAGTTCTCCAAATAATTAAAGAAGAAAAAGCGGGTGAGAACGGAGGGGTTATGCACTGCTACTCGGGGAGCTGGCCGATGGCCATCGAGCTGTTGAAACTGGGATTCTATATTTCTTTTGCCGGGCCTCTGACTTTTAAGAATGCTCGGAAAGCCATCGAAGTAGCAGGAAAGGTGCCGCTTGAGCGGGTTTTGGTGGAAACTGATTGTCCTTACCTTACGCCAGAACCTTACCGCGGTCGGCGTAATGAACCAGTACACGTTCGCGAAGTTGCTAAAAAGCTAGCTGAGATCCGACGCAAATCGTGGGAAGAAGTGGCTTACCTGACATCGCGGAACACCAAGGAAGTCTTTCGGATAAGGTGA
- a CDS encoding 3D domain-containing protein: MPVLFLRSKQLAFWLALVFMVAFLGGLLFWLEKDVTIAVDGKLVRTLTFKQTVQDVLEQEGIKLGPKDVVKPGLDTRLEKGSRIQVIRAFNVKVLADGRVRQILTTPVTVAQALKVAGIGLGDEDIVTPKPDVVIKKGQDIRVVRVSHQVITANAVIPYPVQRTADNTLEKGLTKTVRRGQNGLAVDEIKITYHDGKETGREVIGRTIVKDPVPQVIAMGTITSVSRGNLRLDFDRAMIAEATAYTYTGSRTSSGAYPEVGLVAVDPSVIPMGTRLYVEGYGFARAADCGSDIKGNRIDVFMETESQCRSWGRRTVKVYVLE; encoded by the coding sequence ATGCCCGTGCTATTTTTGAGAAGCAAGCAGCTAGCTTTTTGGCTGGCGCTAGTTTTCATGGTAGCTTTTTTAGGAGGGCTCTTATTCTGGCTGGAGAAAGACGTCACTATTGCGGTCGACGGAAAGCTGGTTAGAACGTTAACATTCAAACAAACGGTACAGGATGTCTTGGAGCAAGAAGGCATCAAGCTGGGACCCAAGGATGTAGTGAAACCAGGATTAGATACCAGGTTAGAAAAGGGATCCCGTATTCAGGTGATCAGGGCTTTCAATGTTAAAGTACTGGCTGACGGCAGAGTGCGCCAGATACTTACTACCCCGGTTACGGTAGCCCAAGCCCTCAAGGTCGCCGGTATTGGCCTGGGAGACGAGGACATCGTAACACCAAAGCCGGACGTTGTCATCAAAAAAGGGCAAGACATTCGGGTAGTCAGAGTAAGCCATCAGGTGATAACCGCCAATGCGGTTATTCCGTACCCGGTCCAGAGGACGGCGGACAACACCCTTGAAAAGGGTTTGACCAAGACCGTTCGCCGCGGGCAAAACGGTTTAGCTGTGGATGAAATCAAGATAACTTATCACGACGGAAAAGAGACGGGACGAGAAGTCATAGGGAGAACCATCGTAAAAGATCCTGTACCTCAAGTGATAGCCATGGGAACCATCACTTCAGTATCCCGTGGTAATCTCAGGCTTGACTTTGATAGGGCCATGATAGCCGAAGCAACTGCCTACACTTATACGGGGAGCCGGACATCGTCCGGTGCATATCCTGAGGTAGGATTAGTGGCGGTGGACCCGAGCGTGATACCCATGGGGACTAGGCTGTACGTTGAGGGGTATGGATTTGCCAGGGCTGCAGATTGTGGAAGTGACATTAAGGGAAACCGCATTGACGTTTTTATGGAGACCGAGAGCCAGTGCCGATCTTGGGGACGCAGGACTGTAAAGGTATACGTGTTGGAATAA
- a CDS encoding YhcN/YlaJ family sporulation lipoprotein — protein MLSNARVRLVAIGLIVMVALTGCQQPARKPRTVTPPATLEMSEFRQLADKLSNQAVKVEGVENATVILQGQGKRINAIVGLMVKKGQGNKEEKKVMDEVANRLTQADPRIKRVQVTADPDLVAKIRAIAKKVADGKPVSQLQGDINEVSRRIPPR, from the coding sequence ATGTTATCAAATGCACGGGTTAGGTTGGTCGCGATTGGTCTGATTGTAATGGTTGCTCTTACCGGTTGCCAACAGCCGGCGCGAAAGCCGAGAACTGTGACCCCACCTGCGACCTTGGAAATGTCCGAGTTTCGGCAACTGGCAGACAAGCTTTCCAATCAGGCGGTCAAGGTAGAGGGGGTCGAAAACGCCACGGTCATTCTACAGGGGCAGGGCAAGCGGATTAACGCTATCGTCGGACTCATGGTCAAGAAAGGTCAGGGGAACAAGGAAGAGAAAAAGGTTATGGACGAGGTAGCTAACAGGTTAACCCAAGCTGATCCTAGGATAAAGAGGGTTCAGGTTACAGCAGATCCAGACCTGGTCGCCAAGATCCGAGCGATAGCCAAAAAGGTGGCTGACGGGAAACCGGTTAGCCAATTGCAAGGAGACATCAACGAGGTATCTCGTCGTATACCGCCGCGGTAA